From a single Triplophysa rosa linkage group LG1, Trosa_1v2, whole genome shotgun sequence genomic region:
- the spg7 gene encoding paraplegin produces the protein MAALLLHLGSKCYGKRVWSLSSRIICFQNRKLFESKRATPNARGLTPGHVQGSAPLIPRLIGLHFQCGQTLATKPVWLWKLLGATCYFSTSNRKHERKDGGKGKTPEEDEEEKKRREQEDQMYRERLRTLFIIAVIMSLLNSINTSGGNISWNDFVNEMLAKGEVSRVQVVPESDIVEIYLHPGAVIFGRPRLALMYRMQVANIDKFEEKLRAAEEELNIESRDRIPVTYKRTGFFGNALYALGMAAIGVAILWYIFRLAGMGGRDGGFSAFNQLKMAKFTIVDGKSGKGVSFKDVAGMHEAKMEVKEFVDYLKNPDRYLHLGAKVPKGSLLLGPPGCGKTLLAKAVATEAQVPFLAMAGSEFVEVIGGLGAARVRSLFKEARARAPCIVYIDEIDAVGKKRSTNMSGFSNTEEEQTLNQLLVEMDGMGTTDHVIVLASTNRADILDNALMRPGRLDRHIFIDLPTLQERKEIFEQHLKILKLTQPADFYSLRLAELTPGFSGADIANICNEAALHAAREGHKSIHTFNFEYAVERVIAGSVKKSKILSKEEQRVVAFHESGHALVGWLLEHTEAVMKVSIAPRTNAALGFAQILPRDQYLFTREQLFERMCMALGGRASEAITFNKVTTGAQDDLRKVTRVAYSMVKQYGMTPSIGHVSFPDSEDQGAIGRRPFSQGLQQQMDHEAKLLIAKAYRHTEKTLLDNRDKLILLANTLLEREVVNYDDIEALLGPPPFGPKKMIAPQSWVEAERDKQDTGEDEPRGPKRPLRRKDDDDDDDDVVVNLNPA, from the exons ATGGCCGCGCTACTTCTACATCTTGGTAGCAAATGTTACGGCAAACGCGTTTGGTCTCTGTCATCTCGCATCATCTgctttcaaaacagaaaactgTTTGAGAGCAAACGCGCGACTCCAAACGCACGCGGTTTAACACCAGGACACGTTCAG GGCAGCGCACCTCTGATCCCAAGACTTATTGGACTTCATTTCCAATGTGGCCAAACCTTAGCCACAAAACCTGTGTGGTTGTGGAAACTATTGG GTGCGACATGTTATTTCAGCACATCCAACAGAAAACATGAAAGGAAAGATGGAGGAAAAGGCAAAACTCCAGAGGAGGATGAAG AGGAGAAGAAGAGACGTGAGCAGGAGGATCAGATGTACAGGGAAAGACTACGCACGCTGTTTATCATCGCGGTCATCATGAGCTTACTCAACTCCATCAACACCAGTGGCGGGAATATATCCTGGAATGATTTCGTCAACGAAATGCTGGCCAAAGGGGAGGTGTCGCGGGTACAGGTGGTGCCAGAAAgcgacattgttgagatctacCTTCACCCTGGGGCGGTCATCTTTGGCAGGCCG AGACTTGCCCTGATGTACCGAATGCAGGTGGCCAATATTGACAAGTTTGAGGAGAAGCTTCGAGCGGCGGAGGAAGAATTAAACATAGAGAGCAGAGACAGAATACCAGTCACCTATAAGCGCACAGGCTTTTTTGGGAA TGCCCTGTATGCACTTGGCATGGCTGCCATTGGGGTCGCAATCCTCTGGTACATCTTCCGACTGGCAGGAATGGGCGGCAGAGATGGCGGCTTTAGTGCATTC AATCAGCTGAAAATGGCTAAATTCACTATTGTCGACGGAAAGTCTGGGAAGGGTGTGAGCTTCAAAGATGTTGCGGGAATGCACGAGGCCAAGATGGAAGTCAAGGAGTTTGTGGACTACTTGAAG AATCCAGACAGATACCTTCATCTCGGGGCGAAGGTACCCAAAGGCTCTCTACTCCTGGGACCCCCTGGCTGCGGAAAGACTTTGTTGGCTAAAGCTGTGGCAACCGAGGCTCAGGTCCCGTTCCTTGCTATGGCAGGTTCAGAGTTTGTTGAGGTGATTGGAG GTCTTGGTGCGGCAAGAGTGAGAAGTCTGTTTAAAGAAGCCCGTGCCCGAGCACCGTGCATCGTGTACATCGATGAGATCGATGCCGTGGGGAAGAAACGGTCCACCAACATGTCTGGCTTCTCCAACAcggaagaagagcaaacccttAACCAGTTACTAGTAGAGATGGATG GGATGGGAACCACAGATCATGTGATTGTCCTGGCTTCCACCAACCGGGCGGATATTTTAGACAATGCTCTCATGAGACCGGGCAGACTTGATAGACACATATTTATAGACCTGCCGACGCTTCAG GAGAGAAAAGAAATCTTTGAGCAACATCTGAAGATCCTGAAGCTTACTCAACCGGCGGACTTCTACTCTTTGAGACTGGCTGAGCTGACACCGGGCTTTAGTG GGGCTGATATTGCCAACATCTGCAACGAAGCCGCCCTCCATGCAGCCAGAGAGGGACACAAGTCTATCCACACCTTCAACTTTGAATATGCTGTGGAGAGAGTCATCGCTG GCAGTGTGAAGAAGAGTAAAATCTTATCGAAAGAGGAGCAGAGAGTGGTGGCTTTCCATGAGTCCGGTCATGCTTTAGTGGGCTGGTTACTGGAACACACCGAAGCTGTTATGAAG GTTTCAATCGCTCCCAGGACGAACGCTGCTCTGGGCTTCGCTCAGATTCTGCCGAGAGACCAGTATCTGTTCACCAGAGAGCAGCTGTTTGAGAGGATGTGCATGGCGTTGGGTGGACGAGCCTCAGAAGCTATTACGTTTAATAAAGTCACCACAG GTGCTCAGGATGACCTGCGGAAGGTGACGCGGGTCGCGTACTCCATGGTGAAGCAGTATGGCATGACACCCAGCATAGGTCATGTGTCCTTCCCTGACTCTGAGGATCAGGGGGCTATCGGACGTAGACCCTTTAGCCAAGGCCTCCAACAGCAGATGGACCAT GAAGCTAAGCTGCTAATAGCAAAGGCCTACAGGCACACAGAGAAAACACTCTTGGACAACAGAGACAAACTCATTTTG CTGGCTAATACCCTGCTGGAGAGGGAGGTGGTGAACTACGATGACATTGAAGCTTTACTGGGACCTCCTCCATTTGGACCCAAGAAGATGATCGCTCCTCAGAGCTGGGTGGAGGCTGAACGAGACAAGCAGGACACTGGTGAAGATGAGCCGCGTGGACCCAAGAGACCCCTGCGCAGgaaggatgatgatgatgatgatgatgatgtcgtCGTCAACCTGAACCCAGCGTGA